TGCCACTGATTCGCCTTTATAACCTCAGCACTTTGCATTAGGAAATGTTTCAGGCTGCCAGCCCGCGGATTATCCGGGACGCAGCCCCCGCCCTCCAGGTCAGAAAACGACTGCATGGGCATCACCCGCGCCGCGCTCGATTGCCAAGGCGCGCCGGGGCAGTGTACAAATGCCCGGCTGCTGTCTGGAAACTGGTCTCAAAAGTGCCAGCGCATTCGCGTCCTGGCCTCTCATGCCCATAATCGCCGTAGCACTACTATTGGTAAGACGCGACATTTAATTATAAGATCGCGCCTTCCCCTATTTCGTCGCCCCGTGCGGCTTTCGCCGCAGGTCCAGCCCGTTGTTCGACTAAACAAGGCTTTGAGAATCTGCGGTCCGTTGCAAAAAGGTAGTTAATGATGAGCGCAAGGCACTTTCTCTCCCTGATGGATTGCACGCCCGAAGAGCTGGTCAGTGTGATTCGTCGAGGCATCGAGCTGAAGGACCTGCGTAACCGCGGCGTACTCTTCGAGCCCTTGAAAAATCGTGTGCTTGGCATGATTTTCGAGAAGTCGTCGACCCGAACCCGACTGTCCTTCGAAGCCGGCATGATCCAGCTGGGCGGCCAGGCCATCTTCCTTTCGCCACGGGACACTCAACTGGGGCGCGGCGAGCCCATCGGCGACTGCGCCATCGTCATGTCGCGCATGCTCGATGCCGTGATGATCCGCACCTTTGCCCACAGCACCCTGACCGAGTTTGCGGCCAACTCCCGCGTACCGGTGATCAACGGCCTGTCCGATGACCTGCACCCCTGCCAACTGCTGGCTGACATGCAGACGTTCCTCGAGCATCGCGGCTCGATTCAGGGCAAGACCGTGGCCTGGATCGGCGACGGCAACAACATGTGCAACAGCTATATAGAAGCGGCCATCCAGTTCGACTTCCAACTGCGCATCGCCTGCCCTGAAGGCTACGAGCCGAACGCAGACTTCGTCGCTCAGGCCGGCGAGCGCGTGACCATCGTCCGCGACCCTCGCGAAGCCGTGCGTGGCGCCCACCTGGTGAGCACCGATGTCTGGACCTCCATGGGCCAGGAAGAGGAGACCGCCAAGCGCCTGCAACTGTTCGCTCCCTTCCAGGTCAACCGTGCACTGCTGGACCTGGCCGCCGAGGACGTTCTGTTCATGCATTGCCTGCCCGCCCACCGCGGTGAAGAAATCAGCCTCGACCTGCTGGACGACCCGCGTTCGGTGGCCTGGGACCAGGCGGAAAACCGCCTCCACGCACAAAAGGCCCTGCTCGAATTCCTCGTCGAGCCGGCGTACCACCACGCATGAGCCAGCCCTTGCTACTGAACCTGCGCAACCTCGCTTGCGGCTACCAGGACCAACGCGTGGTGCAGAACCTCAACCTGCACCTCAATGCAGGGGATATCGGCTGCCTGCTGGGCTCATCCGGCTGCGGCAAGACCACCACCCTGCGCGCCATCGCCGGGTTCGAGCCGGTGCATGAGGGGGAAATCCAGCTGGCGGGCGAGACCATCTCCAGCGCCGGTTTCACCCTGGCGCCGGAGAAACGCCGGATCGGCATGGTGTTCCAGGACTACGCCCTGTTCCCGCACCTGAGCGTGGCCGACAACATTGCCTTCGGCATTCGCAAACACCCGCAGAAAGAGCGGGTGGTGGCCGAACTGCTGGAGCTGGTGAACCTGAAGAGCCTCGGCCAGCGCTTCCCCCACGAACTGTCCGGTGGCCAGCAACAACGGGTGGCCCTGGCTCGTGCCCTGGCTCCCGAACCACAACTGCTGTTGCTGGACGAGCCCTTCTCCAACCTCGACGGCGAACTGCGACGCAAGCTCAGCCACGAGGTGCGTGACATCCTCAAGGCCCGTGGCACCAGTGCGATCCTGGTCACTCACGACCAGGAGGAAGCCTTTGCCGTGAGCGATCAGGTAGGGGTATTCAAGGAAGGCCGCCTGGAACAGTGGGACACACCGTACAACCTCTACCACGAACCCCAGACGCCCTTCGTCGCCAGCTTCATCGGTCAGGGCTACTTCATTCGCGGCCAGTTGAGCAGCCCGGAATCGGTACAGACCGAACTCGGCTTGCTGCAGGGCAACCGTGCCTACACCTGGCCAACCGGCGGTGCGGTGGATGTGCTGTTGCGTCCGGACGACATCGTCCACGCCCCCGACAGCGCCTTGAAAGCCCGCGTCGTGGGCAAGACGTTCCTCGGCGCCTCGACCCTGTATCGCCTGCAACTGCCCACCGGCAGCCAGCTGGAATCGATCTTTCCGAGCCACGCCGATCATCAGGTCGGCGCCGACGTGGGTATCCGGGTCGCGGCGGAACACCTGGTGCTGTTCCAGGCCTCGGGCAGTACCGCAGCGCAGATCCCGCAAAGCGACTCAGGGGTGCGCCGCTACAGCAGCGCGCATTGAGCCGTCTTCGCTGGCAAGCCAGCTCCTACGACAGCCCACTGTAGGAGCCGGCTTGCCGGCGAAACACCCAGCACAGTCATGGCAGATGCAACTGCCCACTGGCAATCAGCCGGGCATGCCCACCGATCTTCACCCGCTCACCTTCCAGACGACAAAACAACGCGCCACCTCGGGCAGAGCACTGGTAAGCGCTCAACTGCGGCTTATCCAAACGCTGCGCCCAGTAAGGCGCCAGGCAGCAATGGGTGGATCCGGTCACCGGGTCCTCATCGATACCAATGGCGGGGGCAAAATAGCGCGAGACAAAGTCGTGCTGCTCCCCGCGCGCAGTCACGATCACCCCGGGCCAGGGCAATTTCGCCAGCGCCGTCATATCCGGCCGGCACTCACGCACCGCCTGCTCCGACTCCAGCACGGCCAATAGCTCGTTGGCCCCCAGCAATTCGACGACCTCAACCCCCAGCGCTTGCGCCACCGCCTCCCGCCCTGCCTGGCTGCTCGGGCTGCGCAGCGGGAAATCCAGCCACAACAGGCCCTCTTCACGGGTGACACTCAGGGGCCCGGACTGGCTGAGAAAGTCGATACGCTGCGCGGTCTGGCCATAAACCTCGAACAACACATAGGCAGTGGCCAAGGTTGCATGCCCACACAACGGCACTTCCGTCACCGGGGTGAACCAGCGAATCCGCCAGCCCTGGGCCTCACGCACCACAAAAGCGGTCTCTGCCAGATTGTGCTCGGCAGCAATCTGCTGCATCAGCCTGTCATCGAGCCAGGACTCAAGCCGGTAAACCATGGCCGGATTACCCGCGAACGGGCGCTCGCTGAACGCATCGACCTGATGAAACTCAAGCTGCATATCCCTTCTCCGTGAATAACTGGCCCCCAGCATGGGCCCTGGCCCCCAACGGGGGACAGACACAGAAGTCGGGATTTTCCTGCATACAGCAGCGGCCCTGGCCGCAGCCGTTGCGACTCAAGGACGACCGATATCGGCGAACCTGGCCTGGGTATGCTCGGCCAGCACCGTCGGCGCCAGCTCGACTTCCAGGCCACGGCGCCCGGCACTGACAAAGATGCTGGCGAACGGCTGCGCACTGTTATCGATAAAGGTCCGCAGGCGCTTCTTCTGCCCCAGCGGGCTGATGCCTCCCAGCAGGTACCCCGTGGCGCGCTGGGCGGCAGCCGGGTCGGCCATTTCAGCCTTCTTCACGCCCGCTGCGTGGGCCAGGGCCTTCAGGTCAAGACTTCCGACGACCGGCACCACCGCCACCAGCAACTCACCCTTTTCACTGCTGGCAAGCAAGGTCTTGAACACCTGCGCAGGATCAAGATCAAGTTTCTCCGCGGCCTCCAGGCCATAGGAGGCGGCCTTGGGGTCATGTTCGTAACTGTGGATGCGATGTTCGGCGCGAACTTTTTTCAGCAGGTCCAGTGCAGGGGTCATGGCAGCTCCAGGCGAGGAATGAAAAGGCAAAACCAAGCGCGCGAATTTTAGGTCATTCACCAGCAAAAGGCTCTATTCCAAGCCTTGATAACCGGCCCGTGTGCCTACGAAAGCAACCATGCCTGTCGTTCCCGCGACTATGCCCCGGAATCATTCATTTGATTGATATCTATAAAATGACCATCCGTTCACTTTCGACCTTTGACAGCGGTGTTTCTTGTCTATATTTTTTCGTTTCTGAATATCATGCGGTAGATCCAAGGTTGTACCCAGTAGCAAGGCGAGGTCGGAATGGGGATTCCGCCTTCGTTTGAAGTCGCGCTCCATGCCTTTTGCAGCAGCGCCAGACAACAACAAAAATCGAGGTTCACATGACAACTGCTCTGCAACAACCGTCGCTATCGGGCCAATGCATCGCCGAGTTTCTGGGTACTGCGCTGTTGATCTTCTTCGGCACCGGTTGTGTCGCCGCGCTCAAGGTCGCGGGGGCCAGCTTCGGCCTATGGGAAATCAGCATCATCTGGGGGATCGGCGTGAGCATGGCGATCTACCTGACCGCCGGAGTTTCCGGCGCGCACCTGAACCCGGCCGTGAGCATCGCCCTGTGCCTGTTCGCCGATTTTGAGAAGCGCAAACTGCCGTTCTACATCCTCGCCCAGATCGCTGGCGCCTTCTGCGCGGCGCTGTTGGTTTACACGCTGTACAGCAACCTGTTCTTCGATTTCGAACAAACCCACCAGATGGTCCGTGGCTCCCAGGCCAGCCTGGAACTGGCCTCGGTGTTCTCCACCTTCCCCAACCCGGCGCTGTCCACTGCCCAGGCGTTCCTAGTGGAGCTGGTGATCACCGCCATCCTGATGGGAGTGATCATGTCCCTGACCGATGACAACAATGGCCTACCGCGCGGCCCGATGGCTCCGCTGCTGATCGGCCTGCTGATTGCCGTGATCGGCAGTGCCATGGGCCCGCTGACCGGGTTTGCGATGAACCCGGCGCGGGACTTCGGGCCTAAACTGATGACGTTCGTGACCGGCTGGGGTGAAATTTCCTTCACCGGCGGCCGTGATATTCCGTATTTCCTGGTGCCAATCTTCGCTCCGATCCTCGGCGCCTGCCTGGGTGCTGCAGCCTATCGCGGCTTGATTGCCCGCCATTTGCCCAGCGCTGCTGTCGCCCCGGAGGCCGAACAGGTCACCGAAGGCAAAGTCAAAGCTTCCTGAATCCAGTGGCGCGTGATCCTGCCCAAATCGATCGCGCGCCTGTTCTCACTCCCTTATTTCGTCCAAGGCAATCGACATGACCGACATTCAGAATAAGAACTACATCATTGCCCTCGATCAGGGTACGACCAGTTCCCGGGCGATCATTTTCGATCGCGACGCCAACGTGGTCTGCACCGCCCAGCGTGAATTCGCCCAGCATTACCCTCAGGCCGGCTGGGTCGAACATGACCCGATGGAAATCTTCGCCACCCAGAGCGCGGTGATGGTCGAGGCCCTGGCACAAGCCGGCCTGCATCACGACCAGGTGGCCGCCATCGGTATCACCAACCAGCGTGAAACCACTGTGGTCTGGGACAAGAACACCGGCCGGCCGATCTACAACGCCATCGTCTGGCAGTGCCGCCGCAGCACCGAGATCTGCCAGCAGCTCAAGCGCGACGGCCTGGAAGACTACATCCGCGAAACCACAGGCCTGGTGACCGACCCCTACTTCTCCGGCACCAAGCTCAAGTGGATCCTCGACAACGTCGAAGGCAGCCGCGAGCGTGCGCGCAACGGCGAGCTGCTGTTCGGCACCATCGACAGCTGGCTGATCTGGAAATTCACCGGCGGCAAGACCCACGTCACCGACTACACCAACGCCTCGCGCACCATGCTCTTCAACATCCACACCCTGGAGTGGGACGCGAAGATGCTGGAGGTGCTGGACATCCCGCGGGAAATGCTTCCGCAGGTGAAGTCCTCGTCGGAAATCTACGGCCGCACCAAGAGCGGCATCGCCATCGGCGGTATCGCCGGCGACCAGCAGGCCGCGCTGTTCGGCCAAATGTGCGTCGAGCCGGGCCAGGCCAAGAACACCTATGGCACCGGCTGCTTCCTGCTGATGAACACCGGCGACAAGGCGGTTAAATCCCAGCACGGCATGCTCACCACTATCGCCTGCGGCCCCCGTGGCGAAGTGGCCTACGCCCTGGAAGGTGCAGTATTCAACGGCGGTTCCACCGTGCAGTGGCTGCGTGATGAACTGAAGATCATCAACGACGCCCACGACACCGAATACTTCGCCGGCAAGGTCAAGGACAGCAACGGCGTGTATCTGGTGCCGGCCTTCACCGGCCTGGGTGCTCCCTACTGGGACCCCTATGCCCGTGGCGCGCTGTTCGGCCTGACCCGCGGCGTGCGCGTGGACCACATCATCCGTGCCGCCCTGGAGTCCATCGCCTACCAGACCCGCGACGTGCTCGACGCCATGCAGCAGGACTCCGGCGAACGCCTCAAAGCCCTGCGGGTGGACGGCGGCGCCGTGGCCAACAACTTCCTCATGCAGTTCCAGGCCGACATCCTCGGCACCCAGGTGGAACGCCCGCAAATGCGTGAAACCACCGCCCTGGGCGCTGCCTACCTGGCGGGCCTGGCCTGCGGTTTCTGGGGCAGCCTGGAAGAACTGCGGGGCAAGGCGGTGATCGAGCGCGAGTTCGAACCACAACTGGCGGAAGCGGAAAAAGAAGGCCTGTACGCAGGCTGGAAGAAGGCCGTCAGCCGCACCCGCGACTGGGAACCCCACGACGAGGCCAAATAAGCCAAGCCGTGGATTGGTAACCGCTTGTAACTGGTAGGGAGGGGATTCCTGCGGCATCATGGGCAAATTTTGCACGGCAGCCCAAAGGAAGCCCCATGAATCTGCCTCCCCGTCAGCAGCAAATCCTCGATCTGGTTCGCGAACGCGGCTACGTCAGCATCGAGGAATTGGCCCAGCTGTTCGTCGTAACCCCGCAAACCATCCGCCGCGATATCAACCAGCTGGCGGAAGCCAATCTGCTGCGCCGCTACCATGGTGGCGCAGCCTATGACTCCAGCGTAGAAAACACCGCCTACGCCATGCGCGCCGACCAGATGCGCGACGAAAAGCAGCGTATCGGCGAAGCCGTTGCCGCGCAGATCCCCGATCACGCCTCGCTGTTCATCAATATCGGCACCACCACCGAATCCATCGCCCGGGCCCTGCTCAATCACAGCCACCTGAAGATCATCACCAACAACCTGCACGTGGCCTCGATGCTCAGTGCCAAGGATGATTTCGACGTGCTGCTCACCGGCGGCAATGTGCGCCGTGACGGCGGCGTGGTGGGCCAGGCCAGTGTCGACTTCATCAACCAGTTCAAGGTCGACTTCGCCCTGGTGGGCATCAGTGGCATCGACGAGGACGGCAGCCTGCTGGACTTCGACTACCAGGAAGTGCGGGTATCCCAGGCGATCATCGCCAATGCCCGGCAGGTGATCCTGGCTGCCGACTCCAGCAAGTTCGGGCGCAACGCCATGATCCGCCTGGGGCCCATCAGCCTGATCGATTGCCTGGTCACCGACCAGCAACCGGTACCGGCCCTGACCCAACTGCTCAACCAGCACAAGATCCGCCTCGAAGTGGTCTGACTGCTCTCCCTCCTGCGGATCCGGCCGCGCTCGAACGACGAGCCTCGACGCTTCATCGCTTTCGAAATCGCCGCGGCCGATCCCGCCATCCAGCCCAAGGCAACAGCAGCGGCTACAGTTACCCGTCGACAATGTTCGAAAACTTTCCTTTAGCGCTGCTTCGATCAGTTTTTTCAATCGAAGCACGCTGGATGCGTGCATCTTTATGCGCTAGTATTTTCGAAAATGAACATTAATGTTCGAATTCAAATATCAAAGTAACACGAGGCCTGTCGATGCCCACTTCTACCTTGCCCGCGCGCCCTCTTTCCGAGGTTTACGATATCGCCGTCATTGGCGGTGGGATCAATGGTGTTGGAATTGCCGCCGATGCGGCAGGTCGCGGCCTGTCCGTGTTCCTTTGCGAAAAGGACGACCTGGCCAGCCATACCTCCTCGGCCAGCAGCAAGCTGATCCACGGCGGCCTGCGCTACCTCGAACATTACGAGTTCCGCCTGGTGCGCGAAGCCCTGGCCGAACGCGAAGTGCTGCTGGCCAAGGCCCCGCATATCGTCAAGCCCATGCGTTTCGTCCTTCCGCACCGGCCACACCTGCGCCCGGCCTG
The DNA window shown above is from Pseudomonas protegens CHA0 and carries:
- a CDS encoding MIP/aquaporin family protein; amino-acid sequence: MTTALQQPSLSGQCIAEFLGTALLIFFGTGCVAALKVAGASFGLWEISIIWGIGVSMAIYLTAGVSGAHLNPAVSIALCLFADFEKRKLPFYILAQIAGAFCAALLVYTLYSNLFFDFEQTHQMVRGSQASLELASVFSTFPNPALSTAQAFLVELVITAILMGVIMSLTDDNNGLPRGPMAPLLIGLLIAVIGSAMGPLTGFAMNPARDFGPKLMTFVTGWGEISFTGGRDIPYFLVPIFAPILGACLGAAAYRGLIARHLPSAAVAPEAEQVTEGKVKAS
- the ybaK gene encoding Cys-tRNA(Pro) deacylase; its protein translation is MTPALDLLKKVRAEHRIHSYEHDPKAASYGLEAAEKLDLDPAQVFKTLLASSEKGELLVAVVPVVGSLDLKALAHAAGVKKAEMADPAAAQRATGYLLGGISPLGQKKRLRTFIDNSAQPFASIFVSAGRRGLEVELAPTVLAEHTQARFADIGRP
- the glpK gene encoding glycerol kinase GlpK, whose amino-acid sequence is MTDIQNKNYIIALDQGTTSSRAIIFDRDANVVCTAQREFAQHYPQAGWVEHDPMEIFATQSAVMVEALAQAGLHHDQVAAIGITNQRETTVVWDKNTGRPIYNAIVWQCRRSTEICQQLKRDGLEDYIRETTGLVTDPYFSGTKLKWILDNVEGSRERARNGELLFGTIDSWLIWKFTGGKTHVTDYTNASRTMLFNIHTLEWDAKMLEVLDIPREMLPQVKSSSEIYGRTKSGIAIGGIAGDQQAALFGQMCVEPGQAKNTYGTGCFLLMNTGDKAVKSQHGMLTTIACGPRGEVAYALEGAVFNGGSTVQWLRDELKIINDAHDTEYFAGKVKDSNGVYLVPAFTGLGAPYWDPYARGALFGLTRGVRVDHIIRAALESIAYQTRDVLDAMQQDSGERLKALRVDGGAVANNFLMQFQADILGTQVERPQMRETTALGAAYLAGLACGFWGSLEELRGKAVIEREFEPQLAEAEKEGLYAGWKKAVSRTRDWEPHDEAK
- a CDS encoding ABC transporter ATP-binding protein, yielding MSQPLLLNLRNLACGYQDQRVVQNLNLHLNAGDIGCLLGSSGCGKTTTLRAIAGFEPVHEGEIQLAGETISSAGFTLAPEKRRIGMVFQDYALFPHLSVADNIAFGIRKHPQKERVVAELLELVNLKSLGQRFPHELSGGQQQRVALARALAPEPQLLLLDEPFSNLDGELRRKLSHEVRDILKARGTSAILVTHDQEEAFAVSDQVGVFKEGRLEQWDTPYNLYHEPQTPFVASFIGQGYFIRGQLSSPESVQTELGLLQGNRAYTWPTGGAVDVLLRPDDIVHAPDSALKARVVGKTFLGASTLYRLQLPTGSQLESIFPSHADHQVGADVGIRVAAEHLVLFQASGSTAAQIPQSDSGVRRYSSAH
- a CDS encoding PhzF family phenazine biosynthesis protein; this translates as MQLEFHQVDAFSERPFAGNPAMVYRLESWLDDRLMQQIAAEHNLAETAFVVREAQGWRIRWFTPVTEVPLCGHATLATAYVLFEVYGQTAQRIDFLSQSGPLSVTREEGLLWLDFPLRSPSSQAGREAVAQALGVEVVELLGANELLAVLESEQAVRECRPDMTALAKLPWPGVIVTARGEQHDFVSRYFAPAIGIDEDPVTGSTHCCLAPYWAQRLDKPQLSAYQCSARGGALFCRLEGERVKIGGHARLIASGQLHLP
- a CDS encoding DeoR/GlpR family transcriptional regulator, giving the protein MNLPPRQQQILDLVRERGYVSIEELAQLFVVTPQTIRRDINQLAEANLLRRYHGGAAYDSSVENTAYAMRADQMRDEKQRIGEAVAAQIPDHASLFINIGTTTESIARALLNHSHLKIITNNLHVASMLSAKDDFDVLLTGGNVRRDGGVVGQASVDFINQFKVDFALVGISGIDEDGSLLDFDYQEVRVSQAIIANARQVILAADSSKFGRNAMIRLGPISLIDCLVTDQQPVPALTQLLNQHKIRLEVV
- the argF gene encoding ornithine carbamoyltransferase; this encodes MSARHFLSLMDCTPEELVSVIRRGIELKDLRNRGVLFEPLKNRVLGMIFEKSSTRTRLSFEAGMIQLGGQAIFLSPRDTQLGRGEPIGDCAIVMSRMLDAVMIRTFAHSTLTEFAANSRVPVINGLSDDLHPCQLLADMQTFLEHRGSIQGKTVAWIGDGNNMCNSYIEAAIQFDFQLRIACPEGYEPNADFVAQAGERVTIVRDPREAVRGAHLVSTDVWTSMGQEEETAKRLQLFAPFQVNRALLDLAAEDVLFMHCLPAHRGEEISLDLLDDPRSVAWDQAENRLHAQKALLEFLVEPAYHHA